One window of Myxocyprinus asiaticus isolate MX2 ecotype Aquarium Trade chromosome 4, UBuf_Myxa_2, whole genome shotgun sequence genomic DNA carries:
- the LOC127434981 gene encoding microtubule-associated protein 1B-like isoform X2 yields MASRHQPSFDSRIRSWDTNLIDCNLDQELKLFVSRHSARFSADVRGQKILHHKSNVLETVVLINPSDKAVSTEVRLMISDTAHHKLIVLAGQCFENTGELILQSGSFSFSNFIDIFTDQEIGELLSTIHPANKASLTLFCPEHGDWKNSNLDKHNLQDFINMKLNSPTILPEMEGLSEFTEYLSESVEIPSPFDMLEPPTSGGFLKLSKPCCYIFPGGRGDSALFAVNGFNMLINGGSDRKSCFWKLVRHLDRVDSILLTHIGDDNLPGINSMLQRKMAELEEEQSQSSTANSDWTKNMISPDIGVMFVNMPQNLDNQEPNYKIRRIAEEASLTLQYLTKLSLKSEPLHRNIGNTVDPIILFQKMGVGKLEMYVLNPAKNSKELLYFLKEWTGSETDKAAILLPNGKESELPISYLSSISSLIVWHPANPFEKIVRVLFPGNSTQYNILEGLEKLKHLDFLKHPVVTQKDLSSNVAPTLKQAKLKHKTDSKESLKSTSKPSPSKNLQKELQEETPEKVKILSKADSIRSVETQELTQKTEKKEKTLVKKVKAGEKDIKSKSEQTPKIDTPEKKKSDIKQKTIKKETKKTVEKSEADKKDDKPMPKKEERVKKEDKVKKEEAKKEMKRRDIRKDSLLKESRKEEKKETQKDEKEIKRDMRKSGSLKKNAPGAAEVKKPAPKPKVATRGKGPGSPAKSKDKAKSKPIRKDAGESVVAPSALGATVEGPATEATDVTDALEVERSLMSSPEDLTKDFEALKAEEIVEDDEILTQTIIEDFDQGEMVKCEEITLCKESPEAPESLDEGIATTEAEEECGGTPGDLETNQKSNGTSEKFEDEGTGLEESSETGDYEEKGDTEEVDEQERIIAKLKVDGEQEEQENMGGLDDSAGEPHYGQDKETELQNLVVTTPQNLCEPVSPTASIHDETLPAGSESEAASDDENRDEPPEEYTTSVHTQSTIEISSVPTPMDEMSTPRDIMSDETMNDETDSPSQDFVRYGITTDYERNKLSPLQVLPELDHSKSDATEGHDYHASASTISPPSSLEEDKSSKEFLAKDNFPFDSHRLTASTTTLPLVRSPSGDQNVNIAHVHAGVSSPIELGTTLSGMSKGIDSSYSPDEKTLEGPLSPQSSGHTPYYQSPVEEKAGTLSTEESSKPQGPIIVDITSDKEYSPREASPIDEAVPMPQVGKVKSPSYEANSLTKEGNSYFELDHKTSTQTDNNGKMSATDSSSLTSSLPPAKVESLSDTNPFATFKEDSKMSISEGTTSDKSGTPVDEVVAEDIFSHIASASTASLATSSLPEPTTDDVSPSLHAEVGSPHSTEVDDSLSVSVVQTPTTMQEAEVSPSKEESPRPMSISPDVSSKTAKLRMPQHEKKSPEQSMSVECGHESPEHSFALDFSKQSPDHPSVGGIQRKATENGPTEVDYSPSDGADVMGEQGRPGGTEKKPMLFKESDSTQVTSSSPSDASQSTPSVTTPSQIGEPKEMSPTTGPFSESITPKLSPHNQSLSPQSPDSSLVLGGPSTLYEGMDKGKTSPTSLYHESSMPKTEDTQQNLEKMKAMSPSSPTVLSCLSQKTDELKISLATNPFTDSKSPTSPKMSSPSQRSPSSNQTETKENFSSSSTSNSHTTQYGESTKKCDDSSRRPDTSNKSLSQSRADVDLCLVTSCEYRHPKTELSPSFINPSPLEYFMNEENPLEEEKPLAKSGGGQPPPGEKQQSKQCEETPPTSVSESVPSQTDSDVPPGTEECPSITADANIDSEDDSETLPTDRTLTYRHADPSPITPRDPAPAPPHPDVCMVDPDVLKAEEASQKEEGGKPKKSKISNKTKSSATKSLTKASVMKEMKTSSPKKTTENKDAKNATNTSASKGVKSNTSGGTKSSSGMSVPNCPPMYMDLVYIPNHCNAKNVDAEFFKQIRSSYYVVSGNDPTAQEPSKAVLDAVLEGKSQWGNNMQVTLIPTHDTEVMREWYQETHEKQQDLNIMVLASSSTVVMQDESFPACKIEL; encoded by the exons GGCAAAAGATTCTGCATCACAAAAGCAATGTGCTGGAGACTGTCGTGCTCATCAACCCCTCAGATAAAGCTGTTAGCACAGAG GTACGTTTGATGATCTCAGACACAGCCCACCATAAGCTGATTGTCCTTGCGGGACAGTGTTTTGAAAATACAGGCGAGCTGATTCTCCAGTCAGgctccttttctttctccaattTCATAGACATTTTTACAGATCAAGAG ATTGGGGAGCTTCTAAGCACCATACATCCCGCCAACAAAGCCAGTTTAACCCTTTTCTGTCCTGAACATGGTGACTGGAAAAACTCCAATCTGGACAAACACAACTTGCAGGACTTCATTAATATGAAACTTAACTCCCCAACCATCCTTCCAGAAATGGAGGGTCTCTCTGAATTCACAGAGTACCTCTCAGAATCTGTTGAGATCCCATCTCCGTTTGACATGCTGGAACCTCCAACCTCAGGAGGGTTCCTTAAATTATCTAAACCATGTTGCTATATTTTCCCTGGTGGGCGAGGCGATTCAGCATTGTTTGCAGTTAATGGCTTCAACATGCTGATTAATGGTGGATCTGATAGAAAGTCTTGTTTTTGGAAGTTGGTGCGGCATTTGGACCGAGTGGATTCTATTCTATTAACACACATTGGAGATGACAACCTTCCTGGTATCAATAGCATGCTGCAGCGCAAAATGGCTGAACTTGAAGAGGAGCAGTCACAGAGTTCCACAGCTAACAGTGACTGGACAAAGAATATGATCTCACCTGATATTGGTGTTATGTTTGTCAACATGCCCCAGAACCTGGATAACCAAGAACCGAACTACAAGATCAGGAGAATTGCTGAGGAGGCATCTCTCACTCTTCAGTACCTAACCAAGTTGTCTTTAAAATCTGAACCTCTGCACAGGAATATAGGGAATACAGTAGATCCCATTATACTTTTCCAGAAAATGGGTGTTGGAAAGCTTGAAATGTATGTTCTCAACCCAGCTAAGAATAGCAAGGAGTTGCTGTACTTTCTGAAAGAATGGACTGGCAGTGAAACAGACAAAGCTGCCATCTTGTTACCAAATGGAAAGGAATCAGAGCTCCCAATCTCATATTTGTCTTCTATCTCATCATTGATTGTGTGGCATCCTGCTAACCCATTCGAAAAAATAGTTCGTGTTCTTTTCCCAGGTAATTCCACTCAATATAATATTCTTGAAGGTCTAGAGAAACTTAAACACTTAGACTTCCTCAAACATCCTGTGGTCACACAGAAAGATCTTTCTTCAAATGTAGCCCCGACACTCAAACAAGCAAAGCTGAAACATAAGACAGACAGCAAGGAGAGCCTTAAGTCCACATCAAAACCATCCCCAAGCAAAAATCTTCAGAAAGAGTTACAAGAAGAAACCCctgaaaaagtaaaaatacttAGTAAAGCTGACTCCATTCGTTCTGTGGAAACTCAAGAGCTGACACAAAaaacagagaagaaagaaaaaacacttgtGAAAAAAGTGAAAGCTGGAGAGAAGGACATTAAAAGCAAAAGTGAGCAAACGCCCAAAATTGACACTcctgaaaaaaagaaatctgacattaaacaaaaaacaataaaaaaagagacaaagaaaACAGTGGAAAAGAGTGAGGCTGATAAAAAGGATGACAAGCCCATGCCCAAGAAAGAAGAAAGGGTCAAAAAAGAAGACAAGGTAAAGAAAGAGGAGGCGAAGAAGGAGATGAAAAGACGAGACATTAGGAAAGATTCCCTTTTGAAGGAGAGCaggaaagaagaaaagaaagaaactcagaaagATGAAAAAGAGATTAAAAGAGATATGAGGAAATCTGGAAGCTTGAAAAAAAATGCCCCTGGGGCAGCTGAGGTGAAAAAACCTGCACCAAAACCAAAGGTTGCAACAAGAGGAAAAGGACCTGGTAGTCCTGCAAAATCCAAAGACAAGGCTAAGTCCAAGCCCATTAGAAAAGATGCTGGAGAATCAGTGGTAGCACCTTCTGCCTTAGGTGCTACTGTTGAAGGGCCTGCTACTGAAGCCACAGATGTCACAGATGCTCTTGAAGTAGAGAGATCACTGATGTCTTCTCCAGAGGACCTCACCAAAGACTTTGAGGCTCTGAAAGCAGAGGAGATTGTTGAAGATGATGAAATCCTAACTCAGACCATAATAGAAGATTTTGATCAAGGAGAAATGGTCAAGTGTGAAGAAATAACTCTTTGCAAAGAGTCTCCAGAAGCACCAGAGTCCCTGGATGAAGGAATAGCAACCACAGAAGCTGAGGAGGAATGTGGAGGTACCCCAGGGGATCTAGAAACAAATCAAAAAAGCAATGGCACCAGTGAAAAATTTGAAGATGAGGGAACAGGGCTGGAAGAGTCATCTGAGACAGGAGACTATGAAGAAAAAGGTGATACAGAGGAAGTGGATGAGCAGGAACGAATAATAGCCAAGTTAAAAGTTGATGGAGAGCAAGAAGAGCAGGAAAACATGGGTGGATTAGATGATAGTGcaggagaaccacattatgggcAAGACAAAGAAACTGAGTTGCAGAATTTGGTAGTAACCACACCTCAAAATCTCTGTGAACCTGTGTCACCCACTGCTTCTATTCATGATGAAACCCTGCCAGCAGGTTCAGAAAGTGAGGCTGCCTCTGATGATGAAAATCGAGATGAGCCTCCAGAAGAATATACCACATCAGTACACACTCAGTCTACAATTGAGATATCAAGTGTTCCAACTCCTATGGATGAAATGTCAACTCCAAGAGACATAATGAGTGACGAGACTATGAATGATGAGACTGATTCTCCCTCTCAAGATTTTGTCAGGTACGGAATCACTACAGATTATGAACGAAATAAACTTTCACCTCTCCAAGTTCTTCCTGAGTTAGATCACTCAAAGAGTGATGCCACTGAGGGGCATGATTATCATGCATCAGCTTCCACGATTTCACCACCTTCTTCACTGGAGGAAGACAAATCTAGCAAGGAATTTTTGGCTAAAGATAATTTCCCTTTTGATTCACACAGGCTCACTGCTTCCACTACAACTTTGCCTCTTGTTAGATCACCGTCAGGTGACCAAAATGTGAACATTGCACATGTTCATGCAGGTGTGTCTTCACCAATTGAGCTGGGCACCACACTTTCAGGAATGTCAAAAGGAATAGACTCCTCATACAGTCCAGATGAGAAAACATTAGAGGGTCCTTTATCTCCTCAGTCCTCAGGTCATACACCTTACTATCAATCCCCAGTGGAGGAGAAAGCTGGCACTCTATCAACTGAGGAATCGTCCAAGCCCCAGGGTCCTATTATTGTTGACATCACAAGTGACAAAGAATACTCTCCTAGAGAGGCTAGTCCTATTGATGAAGCTGTACCTATGCCACAAGTGGGAAAGGTGAAATCACCAAGTTATGAAGCAAACTCTTTAACCAAGGAAGGAAATTCATATTTCGAACTTGACCACAAGACCTCAACCCAGACTGACAATAATGGTAAAATGTCAGCAACTGATAGTTCTTCACTTACATCTTCACTGCCGCCAGCTAAAGTAGAGAGTCTGTCTGATACAAATCCTTTTGCAACATTTAAAGAGGACAGCAAAATGTCCATATCTGAGGGAACCACATCAGATAAGTCTGGCACTCCAGTTGATGAGGTTGTTGCAGAGGATATATTTTCTCACATTGCCTCTGCCTCAACAGCATCCCTTGCAACAAGCTCTTTACCCGAACCTACAACTGATGATGTCTCCCCATCACTACATGCTGAGGTGGGCTCCCCTCATTCCACAGAGGTAGatgactctctctctgtctctgttgttCAGACCCCAACTACAATGCAAGAAGCAGAAGTCTCTCCATCTAAGGAGGAAAGTCCTAGGCCTATGTCAATCTCCCCTGATGTTTCATCAAAaacagccaaattgagaatgcctcaacatgaaaaaaaatcccCTGAACAGTCCATGTCAGTTGAGTGTGGCCACGAATCCCCAGAACACTCATTTGCATTGGATTTCAGCAAGCAATCACCAGATCATCCATCTGTAGGAGGAATTCAGCGTAAAGCCACTGAAAATGGCCCAACAGAAGTTGATTACAGCCCCTCAGATGGAGCTGATGTCATGGGAGAACAGGGCAGACCTGGGGGAACTGAGAAGAAGCCAATGCTTTTCAAAGAGTCTGATAGCACCCAAGTTACCTCTTCTTCCCCATCAGATGCCTCTCAGTCCACCCCATCAGTTACTACACCTTCCCAAATTGGGGAGCCAAAAGAAATGTCCCCAACTACAGGTCCTTTTTCAGAGTCTATAACTCCAAAACTGTCACCCCACAATCAGTCCCTTTCTCCCCAATCTCCTGACTCATCTCTTGTTCTAGGTGGACCAAGTACCTTGTATGAAGGAATGGACAAAGGTAAAACAAGTCCCACCTCACTTTACCATGAGAGCAGTATGCCTAAAACAGAGGACACCCAACAGAATTTGGAGAAAATGAAGGCTATGTCACCCTCATCTCCAACTGTATTATCTTGTCTTTCTCAGAAGACAGATGAGCTTAAAATTAGCCTAGCAACCAATCCCTTTACAGACTCGAAGTCCCCCACCAGTCCAAAAATGTCATCTCCATCCCAACGTTCTCCCTCTTCCAATCAGACAGAGACAAAAGAAAATTTTTCCAGCAGCTCCACTTCAAATTCCCACACCACTCAATATGGCGAATCTACCAAGAAATGTGATGATAGCTCTAGAAGGCCAGATACCTCAAATAAAAGCCTTTCTCAGTCACGTGCAGATGTGGACTTGTGTTTGGTGACCTCCTGTGAATACAGGCATCCAAAGACAGAGCTTTCCCCCTCCTTTATAAACCCCAGCCCTCTTGAATACTTCATGAATGAGGAAAATCCTCTCGAGGAAGAAAAGCCACTTGCTAAGTCTGGAGGAGGACAACCTCCACCTGGAGAAAAACAGCAGAGCAAGCAGTGTGAGGAAACTCCACCAACCTCTGTAAGTGAATCAGTGCCCTCTCAAACTGACTCTGATGTTCCTCCTGGCACAGAGGAGTGTCCATCAATAACTGCAGATGCAAATATTGACTCTGAGGATGACTCAGAAACATTACCAACAGATAGAACTCTCACTTATCGTCATGCAGACCCATCTCCAATTACGCCCAGAGACCCTGCTCCTGCTCCTCCACATCCTGATGTCTGCATGGTGGATCCAGATGTCCTCAAGGCTGAGGAGGCATCCCAAAAAGAGGAGGGAGGGAAACCTAAAAAGAGCAAAATCAGCAACAAGACCAAGTCATCTGCAACAAAGAGCTTGACAAAAGCAAGTGTCATGAAAGAGATGAAAACATCCTCTCCAAAAAAGACTACAGAGAACAAAGATGCCAAAAATGCTACCAATACCTCTGCATCAAAGGGAGTGAAAAGCAACACTTCAG
- the LOC127434981 gene encoding microtubule-associated protein 1B-like isoform X3, whose product MISDTAHHKLIVLAGQCFENTGELILQSGSFSFSNFIDIFTDQEIGELLSTIHPANKASLTLFCPEHGDWKNSNLDKHNLQDFINMKLNSPTILPEMEGLSEFTEYLSESVEIPSPFDMLEPPTSGGFLKLSKPCCYIFPGGRGDSALFAVNGFNMLINGGSDRKSCFWKLVRHLDRVDSILLTHIGDDNLPGINSMLQRKMAELEEEQSQSSTANSDWTKNMISPDIGVMFVNMPQNLDNQEPNYKIRRIAEEASLTLQYLTKLSLKSEPLHRNIGNTVDPIILFQKMGVGKLEMYVLNPAKNSKELLYFLKEWTGSETDKAAILLPNGKESELPISYLSSISSLIVWHPANPFEKIVRVLFPGNSTQYNILEGLEKLKHLDFLKHPVVTQKDLSSNVAPTLKQAKLKHKTDSKESLKSTSKPSPSKNLQKELQEETPEKVKILSKADSIRSVETQELTQKTEKKEKTLVKKVKAGEKDIKSKSEQTPKIDTPEKKKSDIKQKTIKKETKKTVEKSEADKKDDKPMPKKEERVKKEDKVKKEEAKKEMKRRDIRKDSLLKESRKEEKKETQKDEKEIKRDMRKSGSLKKNAPGAAEVKKPAPKPKVATRGKGPGSPAKSKDKAKSKPIRKDAGESVVAPSALGATVEGPATEATDVTDALEVERSLMSSPEDLTKDFEALKAEEIVEDDEILTQTIIEDFDQGEMVKCEEITLCKESPEAPESLDEGIATTEAEEECGGTPGDLETNQKSNGTSEKFEDEGTGLEESSETGDYEEKGDTEEVDEQERIIAKLKVDGEQEEQENMGGLDDSAGEPHYGQDKETELQNLVVTTPQNLCEPVSPTASIHDETLPAGSESEAASDDENRDEPPEEYTTSVHTQSTIEISSVPTPMDEMSTPRDIMSDETMNDETDSPSQDFVRYGITTDYERNKLSPLQVLPELDHSKSDATEGHDYHASASTISPPSSLEEDKSSKEFLAKDNFPFDSHRLTASTTTLPLVRSPSGDQNVNIAHVHAGVSSPIELGTTLSGMSKGIDSSYSPDEKTLEGPLSPQSSGHTPYYQSPVEEKAGTLSTEESSKPQGPIIVDITSDKEYSPREASPIDEAVPMPQVGKVKSPSYEANSLTKEGNSYFELDHKTSTQTDNNGKMSATDSSSLTSSLPPAKVESLSDTNPFATFKEDSKMSISEGTTSDKSGTPVDEVVAEDIFSHIASASTASLATSSLPEPTTDDVSPSLHAEVGSPHSTEVDDSLSVSVVQTPTTMQEAEVSPSKEESPRPMSISPDVSSKTAKLRMPQHEKKSPEQSMSVECGHESPEHSFALDFSKQSPDHPSVGGIQRKATENGPTEVDYSPSDGADVMGEQGRPGGTEKKPMLFKESDSTQVTSSSPSDASQSTPSVTTPSQIGEPKEMSPTTGPFSESITPKLSPHNQSLSPQSPDSSLVLGGPSTLYEGMDKGKTSPTSLYHESSMPKTEDTQQNLEKMKAMSPSSPTVLSCLSQKTDELKISLATNPFTDSKSPTSPKMSSPSQRSPSSNQTETKENFSSSSTSNSHTTQYGESTKKCDDSSRRPDTSNKSLSQSRADVDLCLVTSCEYRHPKTELSPSFINPSPLEYFMNEENPLEEEKPLAKSGGGQPPPGEKQQSKQCEETPPTSVSESVPSQTDSDVPPGTEECPSITADANIDSEDDSETLPTDRTLTYRHADPSPITPRDPAPAPPHPDVCMVDPDVLKAEEASQKEEGGKPKKSKISNKTKSSATKSLTKASVMKEMKTSSPKKTTENKDAKNATNTSASKGVKSNTSGGTKSSSGMSVPNCPPMYMDLVYIPNHCNAKNVDAEFFKQIRSSYYVVSGNDPTAQEPSKAVLDAVLEGKSQWGNNMQVTLIPTHDTEVMREWYQETHEKQQDLNIMVLASSSTVVMQDESFPACKIEL is encoded by the exons ATGATCTCAGACACAGCCCACCATAAGCTGATTGTCCTTGCGGGACAGTGTTTTGAAAATACAGGCGAGCTGATTCTCCAGTCAGgctccttttctttctccaattTCATAGACATTTTTACAGATCAAGAG ATTGGGGAGCTTCTAAGCACCATACATCCCGCCAACAAAGCCAGTTTAACCCTTTTCTGTCCTGAACATGGTGACTGGAAAAACTCCAATCTGGACAAACACAACTTGCAGGACTTCATTAATATGAAACTTAACTCCCCAACCATCCTTCCAGAAATGGAGGGTCTCTCTGAATTCACAGAGTACCTCTCAGAATCTGTTGAGATCCCATCTCCGTTTGACATGCTGGAACCTCCAACCTCAGGAGGGTTCCTTAAATTATCTAAACCATGTTGCTATATTTTCCCTGGTGGGCGAGGCGATTCAGCATTGTTTGCAGTTAATGGCTTCAACATGCTGATTAATGGTGGATCTGATAGAAAGTCTTGTTTTTGGAAGTTGGTGCGGCATTTGGACCGAGTGGATTCTATTCTATTAACACACATTGGAGATGACAACCTTCCTGGTATCAATAGCATGCTGCAGCGCAAAATGGCTGAACTTGAAGAGGAGCAGTCACAGAGTTCCACAGCTAACAGTGACTGGACAAAGAATATGATCTCACCTGATATTGGTGTTATGTTTGTCAACATGCCCCAGAACCTGGATAACCAAGAACCGAACTACAAGATCAGGAGAATTGCTGAGGAGGCATCTCTCACTCTTCAGTACCTAACCAAGTTGTCTTTAAAATCTGAACCTCTGCACAGGAATATAGGGAATACAGTAGATCCCATTATACTTTTCCAGAAAATGGGTGTTGGAAAGCTTGAAATGTATGTTCTCAACCCAGCTAAGAATAGCAAGGAGTTGCTGTACTTTCTGAAAGAATGGACTGGCAGTGAAACAGACAAAGCTGCCATCTTGTTACCAAATGGAAAGGAATCAGAGCTCCCAATCTCATATTTGTCTTCTATCTCATCATTGATTGTGTGGCATCCTGCTAACCCATTCGAAAAAATAGTTCGTGTTCTTTTCCCAGGTAATTCCACTCAATATAATATTCTTGAAGGTCTAGAGAAACTTAAACACTTAGACTTCCTCAAACATCCTGTGGTCACACAGAAAGATCTTTCTTCAAATGTAGCCCCGACACTCAAACAAGCAAAGCTGAAACATAAGACAGACAGCAAGGAGAGCCTTAAGTCCACATCAAAACCATCCCCAAGCAAAAATCTTCAGAAAGAGTTACAAGAAGAAACCCctgaaaaagtaaaaatacttAGTAAAGCTGACTCCATTCGTTCTGTGGAAACTCAAGAGCTGACACAAAaaacagagaagaaagaaaaaacacttgtGAAAAAAGTGAAAGCTGGAGAGAAGGACATTAAAAGCAAAAGTGAGCAAACGCCCAAAATTGACACTcctgaaaaaaagaaatctgacattaaacaaaaaacaataaaaaaagagacaaagaaaACAGTGGAAAAGAGTGAGGCTGATAAAAAGGATGACAAGCCCATGCCCAAGAAAGAAGAAAGGGTCAAAAAAGAAGACAAGGTAAAGAAAGAGGAGGCGAAGAAGGAGATGAAAAGACGAGACATTAGGAAAGATTCCCTTTTGAAGGAGAGCaggaaagaagaaaagaaagaaactcagaaagATGAAAAAGAGATTAAAAGAGATATGAGGAAATCTGGAAGCTTGAAAAAAAATGCCCCTGGGGCAGCTGAGGTGAAAAAACCTGCACCAAAACCAAAGGTTGCAACAAGAGGAAAAGGACCTGGTAGTCCTGCAAAATCCAAAGACAAGGCTAAGTCCAAGCCCATTAGAAAAGATGCTGGAGAATCAGTGGTAGCACCTTCTGCCTTAGGTGCTACTGTTGAAGGGCCTGCTACTGAAGCCACAGATGTCACAGATGCTCTTGAAGTAGAGAGATCACTGATGTCTTCTCCAGAGGACCTCACCAAAGACTTTGAGGCTCTGAAAGCAGAGGAGATTGTTGAAGATGATGAAATCCTAACTCAGACCATAATAGAAGATTTTGATCAAGGAGAAATGGTCAAGTGTGAAGAAATAACTCTTTGCAAAGAGTCTCCAGAAGCACCAGAGTCCCTGGATGAAGGAATAGCAACCACAGAAGCTGAGGAGGAATGTGGAGGTACCCCAGGGGATCTAGAAACAAATCAAAAAAGCAATGGCACCAGTGAAAAATTTGAAGATGAGGGAACAGGGCTGGAAGAGTCATCTGAGACAGGAGACTATGAAGAAAAAGGTGATACAGAGGAAGTGGATGAGCAGGAACGAATAATAGCCAAGTTAAAAGTTGATGGAGAGCAAGAAGAGCAGGAAAACATGGGTGGATTAGATGATAGTGcaggagaaccacattatgggcAAGACAAAGAAACTGAGTTGCAGAATTTGGTAGTAACCACACCTCAAAATCTCTGTGAACCTGTGTCACCCACTGCTTCTATTCATGATGAAACCCTGCCAGCAGGTTCAGAAAGTGAGGCTGCCTCTGATGATGAAAATCGAGATGAGCCTCCAGAAGAATATACCACATCAGTACACACTCAGTCTACAATTGAGATATCAAGTGTTCCAACTCCTATGGATGAAATGTCAACTCCAAGAGACATAATGAGTGACGAGACTATGAATGATGAGACTGATTCTCCCTCTCAAGATTTTGTCAGGTACGGAATCACTACAGATTATGAACGAAATAAACTTTCACCTCTCCAAGTTCTTCCTGAGTTAGATCACTCAAAGAGTGATGCCACTGAGGGGCATGATTATCATGCATCAGCTTCCACGATTTCACCACCTTCTTCACTGGAGGAAGACAAATCTAGCAAGGAATTTTTGGCTAAAGATAATTTCCCTTTTGATTCACACAGGCTCACTGCTTCCACTACAACTTTGCCTCTTGTTAGATCACCGTCAGGTGACCAAAATGTGAACATTGCACATGTTCATGCAGGTGTGTCTTCACCAATTGAGCTGGGCACCACACTTTCAGGAATGTCAAAAGGAATAGACTCCTCATACAGTCCAGATGAGAAAACATTAGAGGGTCCTTTATCTCCTCAGTCCTCAGGTCATACACCTTACTATCAATCCCCAGTGGAGGAGAAAGCTGGCACTCTATCAACTGAGGAATCGTCCAAGCCCCAGGGTCCTATTATTGTTGACATCACAAGTGACAAAGAATACTCTCCTAGAGAGGCTAGTCCTATTGATGAAGCTGTACCTATGCCACAAGTGGGAAAGGTGAAATCACCAAGTTATGAAGCAAACTCTTTAACCAAGGAAGGAAATTCATATTTCGAACTTGACCACAAGACCTCAACCCAGACTGACAATAATGGTAAAATGTCAGCAACTGATAGTTCTTCACTTACATCTTCACTGCCGCCAGCTAAAGTAGAGAGTCTGTCTGATACAAATCCTTTTGCAACATTTAAAGAGGACAGCAAAATGTCCATATCTGAGGGAACCACATCAGATAAGTCTGGCACTCCAGTTGATGAGGTTGTTGCAGAGGATATATTTTCTCACATTGCCTCTGCCTCAACAGCATCCCTTGCAACAAGCTCTTTACCCGAACCTACAACTGATGATGTCTCCCCATCACTACATGCTGAGGTGGGCTCCCCTCATTCCACAGAGGTAGatgactctctctctgtctctgttgttCAGACCCCAACTACAATGCAAGAAGCAGAAGTCTCTCCATCTAAGGAGGAAAGTCCTAGGCCTATGTCAATCTCCCCTGATGTTTCATCAAAaacagccaaattgagaatgcctcaacatgaaaaaaaatcccCTGAACAGTCCATGTCAGTTGAGTGTGGCCACGAATCCCCAGAACACTCATTTGCATTGGATTTCAGCAAGCAATCACCAGATCATCCATCTGTAGGAGGAATTCAGCGTAAAGCCACTGAAAATGGCCCAACAGAAGTTGATTACAGCCCCTCAGATGGAGCTGATGTCATGGGAGAACAGGGCAGACCTGGGGGAACTGAGAAGAAGCCAATGCTTTTCAAAGAGTCTGATAGCACCCAAGTTACCTCTTCTTCCCCATCAGATGCCTCTCAGTCCACCCCATCAGTTACTACACCTTCCCAAATTGGGGAGCCAAAAGAAATGTCCCCAACTACAGGTCCTTTTTCAGAGTCTATAACTCCAAAACTGTCACCCCACAATCAGTCCCTTTCTCCCCAATCTCCTGACTCATCTCTTGTTCTAGGTGGACCAAGTACCTTGTATGAAGGAATGGACAAAGGTAAAACAAGTCCCACCTCACTTTACCATGAGAGCAGTATGCCTAAAACAGAGGACACCCAACAGAATTTGGAGAAAATGAAGGCTATGTCACCCTCATCTCCAACTGTATTATCTTGTCTTTCTCAGAAGACAGATGAGCTTAAAATTAGCCTAGCAACCAATCCCTTTACAGACTCGAAGTCCCCCACCAGTCCAAAAATGTCATCTCCATCCCAACGTTCTCCCTCTTCCAATCAGACAGAGACAAAAGAAAATTTTTCCAGCAGCTCCACTTCAAATTCCCACACCACTCAATATGGCGAATCTACCAAGAAATGTGATGATAGCTCTAGAAGGCCAGATACCTCAAATAAAAGCCTTTCTCAGTCACGTGCAGATGTGGACTTGTGTTTGGTGACCTCCTGTGAATACAGGCATCCAAAGACAGAGCTTTCCCCCTCCTTTATAAACCCCAGCCCTCTTGAATACTTCATGAATGAGGAAAATCCTCTCGAGGAAGAAAAGCCACTTGCTAAGTCTGGAGGAGGACAACCTCCACCTGGAGAAAAACAGCAGAGCAAGCAGTGTGAGGAAACTCCACCAACCTCTGTAAGTGAATCAGTGCCCTCTCAAACTGACTCTGATGTTCCTCCTGGCACAGAGGAGTGTCCATCAATAACTGCAGATGCAAATATTGACTCTGAGGATGACTCAGAAACATTACCAACAGATAGAACTCTCACTTATCGTCATGCAGACCCATCTCCAATTACGCCCAGAGACCCTGCTCCTGCTCCTCCACATCCTGATGTCTGCATGGTGGATCCAGATGTCCTCAAGGCTGAGGAGGCATCCCAAAAAGAGGAGGGAGGGAAACCTAAAAAGAGCAAAATCAGCAACAAGACCAAGTCATCTGCAACAAAGAGCTTGACAAAAGCAAGTGTCATGAAAGAGATGAAAACATCCTCTCCAAAAAAGACTACAGAGAACAAAGATGCCAAAAATGCTACCAATACCTCTGCATCAAAGGGAGTGAAAAGCAACACTTCAG